The proteins below are encoded in one region of Pseudonocardia sp. DSM 110487:
- a CDS encoding AraC family transcriptional regulator, which produces MTVTDLDLPAVPSGSGDAVADIVADVVATVRRGSPLYCVAGFRAPWAIGLEEGGVAGVTVITSGTCWLMPEGLEPVQLVQGDVVLLPSGVAHVCADQPGRAARPLKELIGGPLGDGMPRRLAIDGDGPVTRLLVGAFVLAPGPPHPLTAILPPVVHIGAGQARDRGLAAAVELLSCEVQRADPGAPAVVASLLDLLFVYILRAWLAEQHQSGEGWVRALYDPVVGSALALIHDDPARPWSVDLLARAAGAPRATFTRRFRTLTGQAPMAYVAAWRMSVAARLLREERGSLREVAHRVGYDSEFAFARAFKRTTGHPPGRFRTDVISQLSPGSAGIRGGS; this is translated from the coding sequence ATGACCGTCACCGATCTCGACCTCCCGGCCGTCCCGTCCGGCTCAGGTGACGCGGTCGCCGACATCGTCGCCGACGTCGTCGCCACCGTCCGGCGTGGCAGCCCCCTCTACTGCGTCGCCGGATTCCGCGCTCCGTGGGCGATCGGGCTGGAGGAAGGTGGGGTCGCCGGGGTCACCGTCATCACCTCCGGCACCTGCTGGCTGATGCCGGAGGGCCTCGAGCCCGTCCAGCTCGTCCAGGGCGACGTGGTCCTGTTGCCGTCCGGCGTCGCCCACGTCTGCGCCGACCAGCCCGGCCGGGCGGCGCGGCCGCTGAAGGAGCTGATCGGTGGTCCGCTCGGGGACGGCATGCCGCGCAGGTTGGCGATCGACGGGGACGGTCCGGTAACCAGGCTGCTCGTCGGCGCGTTCGTGCTGGCCCCGGGCCCGCCGCACCCGCTGACCGCCATCCTGCCGCCCGTGGTGCACATCGGCGCAGGGCAGGCGAGGGACCGCGGCCTGGCCGCCGCGGTGGAACTGCTCTCCTGCGAGGTCCAGCGCGCCGACCCCGGCGCACCGGCGGTGGTCGCGTCGCTGCTGGACCTGCTGTTCGTGTACATCCTGCGCGCCTGGCTGGCCGAGCAGCACCAGTCCGGCGAGGGGTGGGTGCGGGCCCTGTACGACCCGGTGGTGGGCAGTGCGTTGGCGCTGATCCACGACGACCCGGCCCGGCCATGGAGCGTGGACCTGCTGGCCCGCGCGGCCGGCGCCCCGCGCGCCACCTTCACCCGCCGCTTCCGCACCCTGACCGGCCAGGCACCGATGGCGTACGTCGCGGCCTGGCGGATGTCGGTCGCCGCGCGGCTGCTGCGCGAGGAGCGCGGATCGCTGCGGGAGGTCGCCCACCGCGTGGGCTACGACTCCGAGTTCGCGTTCGCCCGTGCGTTCAAGCGCACCACCGGCCACCCCCCTGGCCGGTTCCGGACCGACGTGATCAGCCAGTTGTCTCCGGGGAGCGCTGGGATCCGCGGCGGCTCGTGA
- a CDS encoding SDR family oxidoreductase codes for MTATSSSPAALVTGGTTGIGLATARVLHEEGFGVLVTGRNPDTLAEARRNLPEEVAVLRADARSVEDAKLVADELAERFGKVDAAFLNAGVARVTPLETLDEVLFDELFDVNVKGHLFTLQAILPLLGEGSTVVFTSSTAARRGVPGQSVYSATKAAVNSLVRSLAVELAPRGIRVNAVSPGPVETPALGKLGISEDQLEAVRTQIVGLLPMGRFGSGEEIARAVAFLASPAASFITGANIDVDGGMVAQFGSRASS; via the coding sequence ATGACCGCGACAAGCTCCTCTCCCGCCGCCCTCGTCACCGGCGGCACCACCGGCATCGGTCTCGCCACCGCCCGCGTCCTGCACGAAGAGGGCTTCGGGGTGCTCGTCACCGGCCGCAACCCCGACACGCTCGCCGAGGCGCGGCGCAACCTGCCGGAGGAGGTCGCCGTGCTGCGCGCCGACGCCCGTTCGGTCGAGGACGCCAAGCTCGTCGCCGACGAGCTCGCGGAGCGGTTCGGCAAGGTCGACGCCGCCTTCCTGAATGCGGGCGTCGCCCGGGTGACGCCACTGGAGACCCTTGACGAGGTGCTGTTCGACGAGCTGTTCGACGTCAACGTCAAGGGCCACCTCTTCACCCTGCAGGCGATCCTTCCCCTGCTCGGTGAGGGCAGCACGGTGGTGTTCACCAGCTCGACCGCCGCCCGGCGGGGCGTGCCCGGCCAGTCGGTGTACAGCGCCACGAAGGCGGCGGTGAACTCGCTGGTCCGCTCGCTGGCGGTCGAGCTGGCGCCCAGGGGCATCCGCGTCAACGCCGTCAGTCCCGGCCCGGTGGAGACGCCTGCGCTCGGCAAGCTCGGCATATCCGAGGATCAGCTCGAGGCGGTCCGGACGCAGATCGTCGGCCTGCTCCCCATGGGCCGGTTCGGCTCCGGCGAGGAGATCGCCCGCGCGGTCGCCTTCCTCGCCTCACCGGCCGCGAGCTTCATCACCGGGGCGAACATCGACGTCGACGGTGGCATGGTCGCGCAGTTCGGTTCGCGAGCATCAAGCTGA
- the menC gene encoding o-succinylbenzoate synthase, whose product MRIDRIELLQVRLPLVHEFETSSHRKSYLEHVLVRVEDADGAVGWGEVASPSGPFYTAETVETCWTIGSSYLVPALVGASWEHPRDAPALWGKVRGNEFAKAGFDAACWALWSVVEGVPLARALGGERQTVVAGVSLGIEAGVDALVEQVARQVDAGYPRVKLKIAPGWDVEPVTAVRAAFPDLQLHVDANGAYTEDDEHLTALRALDGSGLVMIEQPFAPRNLMAAARLQAVIDTPICLDESIVDGHDLETALAVGACRVLNIKASRMGGLTAAVAAHDVAREHDIPVWCGGMHEFGVGRAANVALSSLPGFVLPSDVSGSDKYYARDVVTQPIRADHGIVAVPWDSPGLGHDVDEEFVRANATRTHEGTA is encoded by the coding sequence GTGCGGATCGATCGGATCGAGCTGCTGCAGGTGCGGCTGCCGCTGGTGCACGAGTTCGAGACCAGCTCGCACCGCAAGTCCTACCTCGAACACGTGCTCGTGCGCGTCGAGGACGCCGACGGGGCCGTCGGCTGGGGCGAGGTCGCCTCGCCATCAGGTCCGTTCTACACGGCCGAGACCGTCGAGACGTGCTGGACGATCGGCTCCTCGTACCTGGTGCCGGCGCTGGTGGGCGCTTCGTGGGAGCACCCACGGGATGCGCCTGCTCTGTGGGGCAAGGTGCGGGGCAACGAGTTCGCCAAGGCAGGCTTCGACGCGGCGTGCTGGGCGCTCTGGTCCGTAGTGGAGGGCGTACCGCTGGCCCGGGCGCTCGGCGGGGAACGGCAGACCGTCGTCGCGGGCGTCAGCCTCGGCATCGAGGCAGGAGTGGACGCGCTGGTGGAGCAGGTGGCCCGGCAGGTCGACGCCGGCTACCCGCGGGTGAAGCTCAAGATCGCGCCCGGGTGGGACGTCGAGCCGGTCACGGCCGTGCGCGCCGCGTTCCCCGATCTGCAGCTGCACGTCGACGCGAACGGCGCCTACACCGAGGACGACGAGCACCTCACCGCGCTGCGCGCCCTCGACGGCTCCGGGCTGGTCATGATCGAGCAGCCGTTCGCGCCCCGGAACCTCATGGCGGCCGCCCGGCTGCAGGCGGTGATCGACACCCCGATCTGCCTCGACGAGTCGATCGTCGACGGGCACGACCTCGAGACCGCGCTCGCCGTCGGGGCATGCCGCGTGCTGAACATCAAGGCCTCCCGGATGGGCGGGCTCACGGCCGCCGTCGCCGCCCACGACGTCGCCCGCGAGCACGACATCCCGGTGTGGTGCGGCGGCATGCACGAGTTCGGCGTGGGCCGCGCCGCCAACGTCGCGCTGTCCAGCCTCCCCGGGTTCGTACTGCCGTCGGACGTCTCCGGTTCGGACAAGTACTACGCGCGCGACGTGGTGACGCAGCCGATCCGCGCCGATCACGGCATCGTCGCCGTGCCGTGGGACAGCCCCGGCCTCGGGCACGACGTCGACGAGGAGTTCGTGCGGGCGAACGCCACCCGCACCCACGAGGGGACCGCATGA
- a CDS encoding MurR/RpiR family transcriptional regulator, whose protein sequence is MIPDNKQLSTPDERYGARLQRRSTATALLQQVVAQETANLSATLERLQADGSLEQAARRIVAAKRRFVAGGSKSWSYASLLATDLSASMANVTLIDGTVVRAVDVLSDVRPGDVLVAFSLRRYARSTIAAAEEFAAAGGAVVGVTDDADGAVARVADVAVVVSTDSASYADSPTAVAAVVHIIATLAAASAKGARRRLARRDVLTARLGIYADGDR, encoded by the coding sequence GTGATCCCGGACAACAAGCAGTTGAGCACCCCGGACGAGCGCTACGGCGCCCGCCTCCAGCGCCGCTCGACCGCCACCGCGCTGCTGCAGCAGGTGGTCGCCCAGGAGACCGCCAACCTGTCCGCCACCCTGGAGCGCCTGCAGGCTGACGGTTCGCTCGAGCAGGCCGCCCGCCGGATCGTCGCGGCCAAGCGGCGGTTCGTCGCAGGCGGGTCCAAGTCGTGGTCCTACGCCTCGCTGCTCGCCACCGACCTGTCCGCCAGCATGGCCAACGTCACCCTGATCGACGGCACCGTGGTGCGCGCGGTCGACGTGCTCTCGGACGTGCGGCCGGGCGACGTGCTCGTGGCGTTCTCGTTGCGCCGCTACGCACGCTCGACGATCGCCGCGGCCGAGGAGTTCGCCGCGGCGGGCGGCGCCGTCGTCGGGGTCACCGACGACGCGGACGGCGCGGTGGCGCGGGTAGCCGACGTCGCGGTCGTGGTGAGCACCGACAGCGCGTCCTACGCCGACTCCCCCACCGCCGTCGCCGCCGTCGTGCACATCATCGCCACCCTCGCCGCGGCCAGCGCGAAGGGCGCGCGGAGGCGGCTCGCGCGCCGCGACGTGCTCACGGCGCGGCTGGGCATCTACGCGGACGGAGACCGATAA
- a CDS encoding GNAT family N-acetyltransferase gives MPGSTTRPLATTAERLAAVRLYRVVFGLTGDDPAFTPKLLAALQHAGGSALGAFDEDERLIGFTYGFVGLDQGTPYHYSQTAAVDPAAQGRGVGRQLKRAQAEVARRTGVRTMRWAYDPLQARNAHFNLDVLGAVGRWFHRDLYDMEDHNGRTDRVVVEWVLEAQTPVPVPPLPPDVPDWGECRADGDVGWLAVPVGGDELRRTGRAVEVRDRVADELARLLGSGQALLSCRRVDDRTALYCLGNR, from the coding sequence ATGCCCGGGAGCACCACCCGGCCCCTCGCCACCACCGCCGAGCGGCTCGCCGCCGTCCGGCTGTACCGGGTGGTGTTCGGACTGACAGGCGACGACCCCGCGTTCACGCCGAAGCTCCTGGCGGCCCTGCAGCACGCGGGCGGGTCGGCCCTCGGCGCGTTCGACGAGGACGAGCGGCTGATCGGCTTCACCTACGGCTTCGTGGGCCTCGATCAGGGCACGCCCTACCACTACTCGCAGACGGCGGCGGTCGACCCGGCCGCGCAGGGCCGCGGGGTGGGCCGGCAGCTCAAGCGGGCACAGGCCGAGGTGGCCCGCCGCACGGGCGTGCGGACGATGCGCTGGGCGTACGACCCGCTGCAGGCCCGCAACGCCCACTTCAACCTCGACGTCCTCGGCGCCGTCGGCCGCTGGTTCCACCGCGACCTCTACGACATGGAGGACCACAACGGCCGTACCGATCGCGTGGTCGTCGAGTGGGTCCTCGAGGCGCAGACCCCGGTCCCGGTCCCGCCCCTGCCACCCGATGTGCCGGACTGGGGCGAGTGCCGTGCGGACGGCGACGTCGGCTGGCTCGCCGTGCCCGTCGGTGGCGACGAGCTTCGGCGCACCGGCCGGGCCGTCGAGGTGCGCGACCGCGTCGCCGACGAGCTCGCCAGGCTCCTCGGGTCGGGCCAGGCGCTGCTGTCGTGCCGGCGCGTCGACGACCGCACCGCGCTGTACTGCCTGGGGAATCGGTGA
- a CDS encoding M20/M25/M40 family metallo-hydrolase — translation MSDFSGAAAALADDAVGRLIAYARHETPTGDAPALNALADVLEERYRELGARIERVAQGTGDHLVARWGDADAPHVLLLGHHDTVWPTGTLESMPLTEADGVLRGPGVYDMKGGLVVAELAFEVLRRCDAAPARPVRLVVVADEEVGSPTARPLVEAHMAGAVAVLGLESPHPGGALKTARLGSTRVRIEIAGRAAHAALDPESGVSAVDELVDQLLAVREIMASEPTVLCNVGTVDGGGRTNVVPDRAAADIGLRFTDVATQQRVLGALGRLTPVRPGAEVVVRTLTSRPAWSDPADDLLARVAMAGTAVGQEIAGRPAAGGADTNIAGAAGIPTLDGFGPLGGGAHAPDERIETATLPARAALLAAILTTL, via the coding sequence ATGTCCGACTTCTCCGGCGCCGCAGCCGCTCTCGCCGACGACGCGGTGGGGCGGCTGATCGCTTACGCACGGCACGAGACGCCGACCGGCGACGCACCGGCGCTGAACGCACTGGCGGACGTCCTCGAGGAGCGCTACCGGGAGCTGGGCGCGCGCATCGAGCGCGTCGCGCAGGGGACGGGTGATCACCTGGTCGCGCGGTGGGGCGATGCCGACGCACCGCACGTGCTGCTGCTCGGCCACCACGACACGGTCTGGCCGACCGGCACGCTCGAGTCGATGCCGCTGACCGAGGCGGACGGCGTGCTGCGTGGCCCTGGCGTCTACGACATGAAGGGCGGACTGGTCGTCGCCGAGCTGGCGTTCGAGGTCCTCCGGCGCTGTGATGCCGCGCCCGCCCGGCCCGTGCGTCTCGTCGTGGTGGCCGACGAGGAGGTCGGCAGCCCCACGGCGCGCCCGCTCGTCGAGGCGCACATGGCGGGCGCCGTCGCGGTGCTGGGCCTGGAGTCGCCGCACCCCGGCGGCGCGCTGAAGACCGCGCGCCTGGGCAGCACGCGCGTGCGGATCGAGATCGCGGGCCGCGCCGCCCACGCCGCGCTCGACCCGGAGTCGGGGGTGTCGGCCGTCGACGAGCTGGTGGACCAGCTGCTCGCGGTCCGCGAGATCATGGCGAGCGAGCCCACGGTGCTGTGCAACGTCGGGACCGTCGACGGGGGAGGCCGCACCAACGTCGTGCCCGACCGTGCGGCCGCCGACATCGGCCTGCGGTTCACCGACGTCGCCACCCAGCAGCGGGTGCTCGGCGCACTGGGGCGGCTCACCCCCGTGCGGCCGGGGGCCGAGGTCGTCGTGCGGACGCTCACCAGCAGACCCGCGTGGTCCGACCCGGCCGACGACCTGCTCGCCCGGGTGGCGATGGCCGGCACCGCCGTCGGGCAGGAGATCGCCGGCCGCCCGGCCGCGGGCGGGGCCGACACCAACATCGCCGGTGCCGCCGGCATCCCCACGCTCGACGGCTTCGGCCCCCTCGGCGGGGGCGCCCACGCGCCCGACGAGCGGATCGAGACGGCGACACTGCCGGCGCGCGCGGCCCTGCTCGCCGCCATCCTGACGACGCTCTGA
- a CDS encoding MFS transporter: protein MPQTVPSAGAPSGASTDAPDGRRLGLVLGALVLPMFVALGAPSVALPEIGRALGVPFGATAWILTAWSLTSALAMPIAGRLIGRWSAFRVLVAGVIALAAGSAVAAVGPTLPIVIVGRLIGGVGAGATVIAVFAAAAALPGRERLRALGMIAAASGTASACGTLLGGAVTTWLGWRAVLAVPVLALPLLALPLLLTASAGRRTFPPTGRDRSSGRFDVLGAAVLSVLAGSLITLLQAHSVGLPGPVTLAVGAAGVIAAVGLWRRVRHTPDGFVPHRLITTRGFMAAGFVGASVFAGYYGVLFIAPSLIEHATGGGALEAGALLVPAAACSVLAGRLVGWAGRFAGWQVLAGLAALTVVGVLVVAVLTGPIPVVVGTALTVCGFAGAQAVLAGLAPELVAAQDADAAQGLLNFMIFLGGGIGPASVAGLSGIVPVPVALAVLAALPLAGLVLTLARRPGARHRDDS, encoded by the coding sequence ATGCCGCAGACCGTTCCGTCCGCAGGAGCCCCGAGCGGCGCATCCACGGACGCCCCGGACGGACGCCGGCTGGGGCTGGTACTGGGGGCGCTAGTGCTGCCCATGTTCGTCGCGCTGGGGGCGCCGTCGGTGGCGCTCCCGGAGATCGGCCGCGCGCTCGGGGTGCCGTTCGGGGCCACCGCATGGATCCTCACGGCGTGGTCGTTGACCTCGGCGCTCGCTATGCCGATCGCGGGCCGACTGATCGGCCGGTGGAGCGCCTTCCGGGTACTCGTCGCCGGAGTGATTGCCCTCGCCGCGGGCTCCGCGGTGGCGGCGGTCGGCCCGACACTGCCGATCGTGATCGTCGGTCGCCTGATCGGTGGCGTCGGGGCGGGCGCCACCGTGATCGCCGTCTTCGCCGCGGCCGCTGCCCTTCCCGGGCGGGAACGGCTGCGCGCATTGGGGATGATCGCGGCCGCCAGCGGGACGGCGTCCGCGTGCGGCACGCTCCTGGGCGGGGCGGTCACCACGTGGCTGGGGTGGCGAGCAGTGCTCGCGGTTCCGGTCCTCGCACTGCCCCTTCTCGCACTGCCGCTCCTACTGACGGCGTCGGCGGGTAGGCGCACGTTCCCGCCGACCGGGCGCGACCGCTCGAGCGGGCGCTTCGACGTTCTCGGCGCGGCCGTGCTGTCGGTCCTCGCCGGCTCGTTGATCACGTTGCTGCAGGCCCACTCGGTGGGCTTACCCGGTCCGGTGACGCTCGCCGTGGGCGCCGCTGGGGTGATCGCCGCCGTGGGACTGTGGCGGCGCGTGCGGCACACGCCCGACGGGTTCGTGCCCCACCGGTTGATCACAACCCGCGGGTTCATGGCAGCCGGATTCGTCGGCGCGTCGGTCTTCGCCGGCTACTACGGGGTGCTGTTCATCGCCCCGTCCCTGATCGAGCACGCCACGGGCGGTGGGGCCCTCGAGGCCGGCGCGTTGCTGGTCCCGGCCGCCGCCTGCTCGGTGCTGGCGGGGCGGCTGGTCGGGTGGGCCGGCCGATTCGCCGGTTGGCAGGTGCTGGCCGGGCTCGCGGCGCTCACCGTCGTCGGCGTGCTCGTGGTCGCGGTGCTCACCGGACCGATCCCGGTCGTCGTCGGCACGGCGCTGACCGTGTGCGGGTTCGCCGGCGCCCAGGCCGTCCTGGCGGGCCTCGCACCGGAGCTGGTCGCCGCGCAGGACGCCGACGCCGCGCAGGGCCTGCTCAACTTCATGATCTTCCTGGGTGGCGGGATCGGGCCGGCCTCCGTCGCGGGCCTGTCCGGCATCGTGCCGGTGCCGGTGGCCCTCGCCGTGCTCGCGGCGCTCCCCCTTGCCGGCCTCGTCCTCACCCTCGCCCGACGCCCCGGTGCCCGGCACCGAGACGACAGCTGA
- a CDS encoding ABATE domain-containing protein, which yields MLDACYGSPAVETAVDLANTLKPIKGEDALEAVEQLRAFLDGHSSAGPDERRRLTRADLEEVRAVRETVRGVLERASTDAAAAAALINDGLRRSRATPVLRHDNDRWWTEVTSDTGSCASHLAATTLSALAAVIATLGPNRLGVCAGPTCRSTFVDLSRNGSKQYCTRTCAHRASVAAYRSRQTAR from the coding sequence ATGCTTGATGCGTGTTACGGATCACCGGCGGTCGAGACGGCGGTCGATCTCGCCAACACCCTGAAGCCGATCAAGGGCGAGGACGCGCTCGAGGCCGTGGAGCAGCTCAGGGCCTTCCTCGACGGCCATTCCTCGGCTGGACCGGACGAACGTCGGCGTCTCACCCGCGCCGACCTGGAGGAGGTACGGGCGGTGCGCGAGACGGTGCGTGGCGTGCTCGAACGGGCGAGCACCGACGCGGCCGCGGCCGCGGCCCTGATCAACGACGGTCTGCGCCGCAGCCGCGCCACTCCGGTGCTGCGCCACGACAACGACCGCTGGTGGACCGAGGTCACCTCCGACACCGGTAGCTGCGCGTCCCACCTGGCCGCGACCACGCTCAGCGCGCTTGCTGCCGTGATCGCCACGCTCGGTCCGAACCGTCTCGGCGTATGCGCCGGGCCCACCTGCCGGTCCACATTCGTGGATCTCTCGCGCAACGGCTCCAAGCAGTACTGCACCCGAACCTGTGCACACCGCGCCAGCGTCGCGGCCTACCGGAGCCGGCAGACCGCGCGCTGA